A single Glycine soja cultivar W05 chromosome 14, ASM419377v2, whole genome shotgun sequence DNA region contains:
- the LOC114383930 gene encoding uncharacterized protein LOC114383930 translates to MREAVSQNCFRSLLVGKNKVPVDVLQYVDDTVFFGEASMENVRAVKVILRRFEMVSGLRINFAKSQFGAIGQPEEWCNSAVVYLNCALLQLPFCYLGIPIGVNPRRRVVWDPIISKFEAKLSKWNQRNISMAGRTTLINAILTALPLFYMSFSRIPSTIINRISAIQRHSRTGFWSLNTMVG, encoded by the coding sequence ATGAGGGAAGCAGTATCTCAAAACTGCTTCAGAAGCCTCCTGGTGGGGAAGAACAAGGTTCCTGTGGATGTTCTACAGTATGTTGATGATACTGTGTTCTTTGGAGAAGCTTCCATGGAGAATGTCAGAGCTGTGAAGGTCATTCTCAGAAGATTTGAGATGGTCTCTGGATTGAGAATTAATTTCGCAAAGAGTCAGTTTGGTGCTATAGGTCAACCTGAGGAATGGTGCAATTCTGCTGTTGTCTACCTTAATTGTGCACTGTTACAGCTTCCTTTCTGTTACTTAGGAATTCCAATTGGTGTTAATCCAAGAAGAAGGGTGGTCTGGGATCCAATTATAAGCAAGTTTGAGGCTAAGCTGAGCAAATGGAACCAGAGAAATATCTCCATGGCTGGTAGAACCACTCTTATTAATGCAATTTTAACAGCATTACCTCTGTTTTATATGTCTTTTTCCAGGATCCCCTCAACTATCATTAATAGGATCTCTGCCATCCAAAGGCACTCTAGAACAGGATTCTGGTCTCTAAATACAATGGTTGGGTGA